A window of the Clostridia bacterium genome harbors these coding sequences:
- a CDS encoding glutamine--tRNA ligase/YqeY domain fusion protein, protein MAGIDEKVENPLGDDLSEYLNFIQEFVTEDLKAGKNDGRVHTRFPPEPNGYLHIGHAKAICIDFGIAEKFGGLCNLRFDDTNPTKEDVEYVESIMEDVRWLGFDWGNRLFFASDYFDKLYLFAEELIMKGLAYVDDLSVDEIREYRGTLTQPGKESPYRSRSVEENLDLFRRMKAGEFSDGSRVLRAKIDMASPNLNMRDPVIYRIRRDHHHRTGDKWCIYPMYDFQHPLSDSIEGITHSLCSLEYEDHRPLYDWFVNNVSVPSKPRQIEFARLNLTYTVMSKRKLIELVKNGYVSGWDDPRMPTLSGLRRRGYTPESIRDFCDRIGVAKTDSTVDTALLEHCIREDLNKKALRVMAVLRPLKVIIDNYPDGQEEELEADNNPENPDSGTRKVPFSKVIYIEKDDFMENPPKGYFRLFPGAEVRLKHAYFIKCIDYKKDESTGEIIEVHCTYDPDSRGGNSPDGRKVKGTLHWVSEKHGLNAEVRLYDRLFSVQNPGADEGRDYKDEMNPNSLEVLTSCKVEPSLGDAKPGSRYQFLRMGYFCTDSGDSKPGLLVFNRVVGLKDSWAKVAGK, encoded by the coding sequence ATGGCAGGTATAGATGAAAAAGTAGAGAATCCTTTGGGAGATGATTTGAGTGAGTATTTGAATTTCATTCAGGAATTTGTAACTGAGGACTTAAAGGCAGGCAAGAATGATGGAAGGGTGCACACGAGATTTCCGCCGGAACCAAACGGGTATCTTCATATTGGTCATGCAAAGGCTATTTGCATAGATTTTGGAATTGCTGAGAAGTTTGGTGGGTTATGTAACCTGCGTTTTGATGATACCAATCCGACCAAGGAAGATGTGGAATATGTGGAGTCCATCATGGAAGATGTACGTTGGCTTGGATTTGATTGGGGCAACAGACTTTTCTTTGCTTCTGACTATTTCGACAAGCTTTATTTGTTCGCAGAAGAACTGATTATGAAAGGACTTGCATATGTTGATGATCTTAGTGTTGATGAAATCAGGGAATATAGGGGAACCTTGACACAGCCGGGAAAAGAAAGTCCTTATCGCAGCCGTTCTGTTGAGGAAAATCTGGATTTGTTCAGAAGGATGAAGGCGGGTGAGTTTTCTGACGGCTCGCGTGTTCTCCGTGCAAAAATCGATATGGCATCACCAAATCTTAATATGCGGGACCCCGTTATATATAGAATCAGAAGGGATCACCACCATAGAACAGGTGATAAATGGTGTATCTATCCGATGTATGATTTTCAGCATCCGCTTTCTGATTCAATTGAGGGAATAACTCACTCTTTGTGTTCTCTTGAATATGAGGATCACCGTCCACTTTACGATTGGTTTGTGAATAATGTAAGCGTGCCAAGCAAGCCAAGACAGATTGAATTTGCCCGGCTTAACCTTACTTATACAGTTATGAGTAAGCGTAAGCTCATAGAGTTGGTTAAGAACGGATATGTATCTGGTTGGGATGATCCAAGAATGCCTACATTATCAGGGCTTCGCAGACGAGGATATACACCTGAGTCAATAAGAGATTTTTGTGACAGAATAGGTGTTGCAAAAACTGACAGTACAGTAGATACAGCCTTATTAGAGCATTGTATAAGGGAAGATCTGAACAAGAAGGCTTTACGTGTTATGGCTGTATTAAGACCATTGAAGGTTATAATCGATAATTATCCTGACGGACAGGAAGAGGAGTTGGAGGCTGATAACAACCCGGAGAATCCGGATTCGGGAACAAGGAAAGTACCGTTTTCCAAAGTAATCTATATAGAGAAGGATGACTTTATGGAAAATCCTCCGAAAGGTTATTTCCGCCTGTTTCCTGGTGCTGAGGTCAGATTGAAGCATGCATACTTTATAAAATGTATCGATTATAAGAAGGATGAAAGTACAGGTGAAATAATAGAAGTACATTGTACTTATGACCCTGACTCAAGGGGAGGGAATTCTCCTGATGGCCGTAAGGTTAAAGGGACTCTTCACTGGGTGTCCGAAAAACATGGACTTAATGCAGAGGTAAGACTATACGATAGATTGTTCAGTGTTCAGAATCCGGGCGCGGACGAAGGACGCGACTATAAAGACGAAATGAATCCAAACTCACTTGAGGTTTTGACATCCTGCAAAGTTGAACCAAGCCTGGGGGATGCAAAACCTGGAAGCAGATATCAGTTTTTAAGAATGGGTTATTTTTGTACGGATTCCGGCGATTCAAAACCGGGATTATTGGTTTTCAACCGTGTTGTCGGCTTAAAGGACTCATGGGCCAAGGTGGCAGGGAAGTAA
- a CDS encoding MBL fold metallo-hydrolase, whose translation MKIILASIIALLIIACLYLKGYIFVTSNHISDNAAKLNMNITDPENEDEIYVQHIRHATVMVSINSKKILIDPMISDVNKLPPVPLTSNRLRNPMVPLPVNISELQHADAILITHYHFDHFDTEAQKFFPKDIQIFCQPADENKLRKHGFKKVTAVEKEFVWENLLFGRFDANHGTGLLGKIMGNSSSFLISNGKKSVFISGDALYDKALRKTLNDCKPDIIVANAGEARMLFGKPITMNTEDIVSIADTLPYANIITVHMDAINHCGLTRNNLREYLKKRNMLDRIAIPEDGETLRFAH comes from the coding sequence ATGAAAATAATATTAGCTTCCATAATAGCATTGTTAATTATAGCCTGCTTATATTTAAAAGGATATATCTTTGTCACTTCCAACCATATATCGGATAATGCGGCAAAACTAAATATGAACATAACAGACCCCGAAAATGAAGACGAAATATATGTTCAGCATATCAGGCATGCAACTGTAATGGTAAGTATCAACTCAAAAAAAATACTGATTGATCCGATGATATCTGATGTAAATAAATTGCCCCCTGTTCCCCTGACTTCAAACAGACTGAGAAATCCAATGGTTCCCCTGCCGGTAAATATTAGTGAGCTTCAGCATGCAGATGCAATATTAATAACACACTACCACTTCGACCATTTCGATACAGAAGCCCAAAAGTTTTTCCCAAAGGATATTCAGATATTCTGCCAGCCTGCAGATGAGAACAAACTTAGAAAGCATGGCTTTAAAAAGGTTACAGCGGTTGAAAAGGAATTTGTCTGGGAAAATTTACTTTTCGGCAGATTTGATGCAAACCATGGAACAGGCCTACTTGGAAAGATCATGGGTAATTCTTCATCATTTTTGATAAGTAATGGAAAGAAATCTGTATTCATTTCAGGAGATGCACTATACGATAAAGCTTTAAGAAAAACCCTCAATGATTGCAAGCCTGATATTATAGTAGCCAATGCCGGTGAGGCCAGAATGCTGTTTGGCAAGCCCATCACCATGAATACGGAAGATATTGTCTCAATAGCTGATACGCTGCCCTATGCAAACATCATAACTGTACACATGGATGCAATAAACCACTGCGGCCTGACAAGAAATAATCTGAGGGAATATTTGAAGAAGAGAAATATGCTGGATAGAATAGCAATCCCTGAGGATGGTGAAACATTACGATTCGCCCACTAA
- a CDS encoding sodium-translocating pyrophosphatase has translation MSQKKTKKLTKATVTGLISLVMAMFSPVIAFASEADLKLPQEIKSEKILYGGFVITLLGLLFGLYQFLKVKKLPAHKSMLEVSDVIYKTCSAYLKQQGKFLAILFIFIGAAVAGYFGLLAKDHEGHALFGIGGVALILFWTVVGIMGSYAVAAFGIRMNTLANSRMAFASLEKNPLKLLNIPLNAGMSIGVMLICIELIMMLIILLLMPGNLAGACFIGFAIGESLGASALRIAGGIFTKIADIGSDLMKVVFKIGEDDPRNPGVIADCTGDNAGDSVGPTADGFETYGVTGVALISFILLAVAAAGLQVELLVWIFAMRILMIITSVVSFWINGAISKVKYGNKEDLDFEQPLTNLVWITSVLSIIVTFVSSRILIPDINGNTNMWWILSTIISCGTLGGALIPEFTKIFTSPKSGHVNEVVNSGKEGGASLTILSGFVAGNFSAFWKGLVFFALMFVAYFLSTFGLGDFMIYPSIFAFGLVAFGLLGMGPVTIAVDSYGPVTDNAQSVYELSLIEEIPNIEKEIQKDFGFKPDFEKSKHYLEANDGAGNTFKATAKPVLIGTAVVGATTMIFSLILMIQKTLGVKPEELLNLLNPYAILGFLLGGAVVYWFTGASTQAVTVGAFRAVEYIKRHINLDPNAPKKADAKSSTEVVKICTQYAQKGMFNIFIAIFFFALAFACMSSPSGIGGNNAVALFVSYLIAIAVFGLYQAIFMANAGGCWDNAKKVVEVDLKAKGTDLHAATVVGDTVGDPFKDTSSVALNPIIKFTTLFGLLAMEIAISKDFRDIAPYIGVGFLVVALVFVWRSFYGMRIKSNK, from the coding sequence ATGAGTCAAAAAAAGACGAAGAAGTTAACAAAGGCAACGGTAACTGGTTTGATCAGCTTGGTTATGGCAATGTTTTCACCGGTAATTGCTTTTGCCAGCGAGGCAGATTTGAAATTACCTCAGGAAATCAAATCTGAAAAAATTCTTTATGGCGGTTTTGTTATTACACTATTAGGGCTTTTATTCGGTTTATACCAGTTTTTAAAAGTTAAAAAGCTGCCGGCGCACAAATCGATGCTTGAGGTGTCAGACGTAATTTACAAGACCTGCTCAGCGTACCTTAAGCAGCAGGGTAAGTTCTTAGCAATTCTTTTTATATTTATTGGTGCAGCAGTAGCGGGATATTTTGGACTGCTTGCAAAAGATCATGAAGGTCATGCTCTTTTCGGTATTGGAGGAGTTGCTCTTATACTTTTCTGGACAGTTGTAGGCATAATGGGTTCATATGCTGTTGCAGCATTTGGTATCCGTATGAATACTCTTGCAAACAGCAGAATGGCTTTTGCTTCGCTTGAAAAGAATCCGTTAAAACTTCTTAATATTCCTTTGAATGCAGGTATGAGTATAGGAGTTATGCTTATTTGTATCGAACTTATAATGATGTTGATCATACTTCTTCTTATGCCTGGAAACCTTGCAGGTGCATGCTTCATAGGTTTTGCTATTGGAGAATCACTTGGAGCCTCAGCACTCCGTATAGCCGGAGGAATTTTTACGAAGATAGCGGATATAGGATCTGACTTGATGAAGGTTGTTTTCAAAATTGGTGAGGATGATCCGCGTAACCCGGGAGTTATAGCTGACTGTACAGGTGACAATGCCGGAGACAGCGTAGGACCTACTGCAGACGGTTTTGAAACTTATGGTGTAACAGGTGTTGCTCTTATATCATTTATATTACTTGCTGTGGCTGCAGCAGGGCTTCAAGTTGAACTTCTTGTGTGGATTTTCGCAATGCGTATCTTAATGATAATAACATCCGTAGTTTCCTTTTGGATTAATGGAGCTATAAGCAAAGTCAAATATGGAAATAAGGAAGATCTTGATTTTGAACAGCCTCTGACAAACCTTGTTTGGATTACTTCAGTTTTATCTATAATAGTTACATTTGTTTCAAGCCGCATACTGATTCCTGATATCAACGGGAATACAAATATGTGGTGGATACTTTCAACAATAATAAGCTGCGGTACTCTTGGCGGAGCCCTGATACCTGAGTTTACAAAGATATTCACTTCACCTAAATCGGGCCATGTAAATGAAGTGGTTAATTCAGGTAAAGAAGGTGGAGCTTCACTTACCATTCTTTCCGGTTTTGTTGCAGGAAACTTTAGTGCGTTCTGGAAAGGGCTTGTATTCTTTGCGCTGATGTTTGTTGCATATTTCCTCAGCACGTTCGGCCTTGGCGACTTCATGATTTATCCTTCAATATTCGCCTTTGGACTTGTTGCATTCGGTTTGTTGGGTATGGGACCAGTTACAATAGCTGTTGACAGTTATGGTCCTGTAACAGATAATGCTCAGTCGGTTTATGAGCTTTCACTTATTGAGGAAATACCTAATATAGAAAAAGAAATACAAAAAGACTTCGGATTCAAGCCTGATTTTGAAAAATCTAAGCATTATCTCGAAGCAAATGACGGAGCAGGAAATACGTTTAAGGCAACTGCAAAGCCTGTTCTTATCGGAACAGCTGTAGTAGGGGCGACAACTATGATTTTCTCGCTCATACTTATGATACAAAAAACACTTGGTGTTAAGCCGGAAGAATTGCTTAACCTCCTGAATCCATATGCGATACTCGGTTTCCTGCTTGGCGGTGCTGTAGTTTACTGGTTTACCGGTGCTTCAACGCAGGCTGTTACAGTAGGTGCTTTCCGTGCAGTAGAGTATATTAAGAGACATATAAACCTCGACCCGAATGCGCCGAAAAAAGCAGATGCAAAGTCATCTACTGAAGTTGTTAAGATATGTACACAGTATGCGCAAAAAGGTATGTTTAACATATTTATTGCAATATTCTTCTTTGCACTTGCATTTGCATGTATGTCATCACCATCAGGTATTGGGGGCAATAATGCAGTTGCACTCTTTGTAAGTTACCTTATTGCTATAGCAGTATTCGGACTTTATCAGGCAATATTTATGGCAAATGCCGGCGGGTGCTGGGATAATGCTAAGAAGGTTGTAGAAGTTGATTTGAAGGCGAAGGGAACTGACCTACATGCTGCTACTGTTGTAGGTGATACAGTAGGAGATCCTTTCAAGGATACTTCATCAGTTGCTCTAAATCCTATCATCAAGTTTACAACTCTTTTTGGACTTCTTGCCATGGAAATAGCTATTTCCAAAGACTTCAGGGATATAGCACCTTACATCGGCGTAGGATTCCTGGTAGTAGCTCTTGTATTTGTATGGCGTTCATTCTATGGTATGAGAATCAAGTCTAATAAATAA